Proteins encoded within one genomic window of Edaphobacter lichenicola:
- a CDS encoding endonuclease domain-containing protein: MAHPERVSDWERWLYPHLYDAGIRPIPQFSVEQYDLDFAVVVGERRLNIEVDGERYHRSWTGELCLRDQLRNLRMIELGWDVKRFWVYEIRDRLPECVRQIQEWVEAAHASK; encoded by the coding sequence GTGGCTCATCCCGAGCGGGTTTCTGATTGGGAGCGGTGGCTCTACCCTCACCTTTATGACGCGGGAATAAGGCCGATTCCTCAGTTTTCCGTTGAACAGTACGATCTTGACTTCGCGGTTGTCGTCGGTGAACGCCGCCTTAATATCGAAGTCGATGGAGAGCGTTACCATCGGAGTTGGACGGGAGAGCTTTGCCTGCGTGACCAGTTGCGTAATCTCCGAATGATTGAATTGGGATGGGATGTCAAGCGGTTTTGGGTTTACGAGATTCGTGATCGCCTGCCAGAATGCGTGAGGCAAATCCAAGAGTGGGTCGAGGCAGCTCATGCATCAAAATGA
- a CDS encoding SOS response-associated peptidase, whose product MCGRFKRKSDKQKVAKVFEVTAGMEEVDFAPGDDLRPQSMQPIIYTNEAGERQIKMMRWGFKFPDRLLFNARSEGIAQANFWKDAFLTGRGIAPGDAIFEWKKMPEGQKKPKYEITIPGQEPFGMAAVWKLWKNPKTGEREHTFAILTGDPNELVASIHDRMTTFVQPPDYEEYLAGSERLPTHLLRIMPAEEMKVTLVENTPITNTQVGLFDSQ is encoded by the coding sequence ATGTGTGGACGCTTCAAACGAAAATCCGACAAGCAAAAGGTCGCGAAGGTCTTCGAGGTTACGGCAGGGATGGAAGAGGTCGATTTTGCGCCCGGGGATGACCTGCGCCCGCAGTCCATGCAACCCATCATCTACACGAACGAGGCGGGAGAACGGCAGATTAAGATGATGCGTTGGGGCTTTAAGTTCCCCGACCGTCTGCTCTTCAATGCGCGCTCGGAAGGCATTGCCCAGGCCAACTTCTGGAAGGATGCGTTTCTCACGGGACGGGGCATAGCTCCCGGCGACGCCATCTTCGAGTGGAAGAAGATGCCAGAAGGCCAGAAGAAGCCGAAGTACGAGATCACCATTCCGGGGCAAGAACCGTTCGGCATGGCTGCGGTCTGGAAGCTCTGGAAGAATCCGAAAACGGGCGAGAGGGAGCATACCTTCGCCATTCTGACCGGCGACCCGAACGAGTTGGTAGCCTCGATTCACGACCGCATGACAACGTTTGTGCAACCGCCTGACTACGAAGAATACCTCGCGGGTTCCGAGCGGCTCCCCACTCACCTGCTTCGGATTATGCCGGCAGAGGAAATGAAGGTTACGCTGGTCGAGAACACTCCCATAACCAATACACAGGTTGGTCTTTTTGACAGCCAGTAG
- a CDS encoding ATPase domain-containing protein → MGLAAAIRVQVEATLAQRVPAALTLKIKQAPELFSTGIAEVDAMLGGGIPRSSITEVSGASSTGKTSFALSAVASITQLGNACAWVDISDALSPEATAAAGVELRRLLWLRMSAERGKKVKVTDKPWSRLEQGLKATDLLLQTGGFGAIVLDMSDVLPQHARRIPLGTWYRFRLAAEHARTALIFLTQSPCASSCATLALRCEPAAAIPFSSSGETPLFERQQYEFARERNRNEGSPFLQRKPTQRVCWPAETLWSRVR, encoded by the coding sequence ATGGGTTTGGCTGCTGCAATCCGGGTTCAGGTCGAAGCGACACTGGCTCAGCGCGTGCCCGCTGCCCTAACGCTCAAGATTAAGCAGGCGCCGGAACTGTTCTCCACCGGCATAGCTGAAGTTGATGCGATGCTGGGCGGCGGCATCCCGCGCAGCAGCATTACTGAGGTCAGCGGAGCCTCCTCGACGGGGAAAACCTCGTTTGCTCTATCGGCTGTCGCCTCCATCACGCAGCTGGGTAACGCTTGCGCCTGGGTGGACATAAGTGATGCCCTGTCGCCCGAGGCGACGGCGGCGGCAGGGGTTGAGCTGCGGCGTCTGCTCTGGCTTCGCATGTCCGCCGAACGTGGAAAGAAAGTGAAAGTCACAGATAAGCCATGGTCACGGTTGGAGCAAGGACTGAAAGCGACTGACTTGTTACTCCAGACGGGAGGCTTCGGAGCCATCGTGCTCGATATGAGCGATGTGCTGCCACAACACGCTCGGCGCATTCCGCTAGGGACGTGGTATCGCTTCCGACTGGCCGCAGAACATGCGCGCACTGCGTTGATCTTTCTTACGCAATCGCCTTGCGCGAGCAGTTGTGCCACTTTGGCGCTTCGCTGCGAACCGGCAGCGGCAATTCCCTTCAGCAGCAGCGGTGAAACGCCTCTGTTCGAGCGGCAACAGTACGAGTTTGCGCGGGAGCGCAACCGCAATGAAGGTTCTCCCTTCCTACAGCGGAAGCCGACGCAACGTGTGTGCTGGCCGGCAGAAACTCTCTGGTCAAGGGTGCGGTGA
- a CDS encoding DNA polymerase Y family protein, with protein sequence MYAVLHPSNFFAQAAVHQRPELRKKPFVVLDGEPPSETVFAANNSARSLGVEIGMTRLHVEAFSEVIALRRVIEHEHTAHASLHHVACMFSPRIELVEERPGTYALDVSGMDLLYGDAGQLANKLRQSVMTAGFLANVAVAENFHAAVSLASSRTGVSVVPPGGEAHAIGQLPLTALHLTPEHEATFATWGIRTCADLAALAETELISRLGQVGKKLHSLACGTWPHLMFPMEASFEAGLVERMELDFPVEELERLLFLISRMTTTLLERVRGKARAIAALRVILRLDGGAQHERTVRPALPLQDTPTLLKLIQLDLETHPPCAAILGLELHAQSAVPYRAQHGLFLPQSPEPGQLEVMLARMRKLLGEKRVGSPELTDDHRPNAFRMVPFAPPQPRRNERPSLSTPIALRVSRPPQMVGVALTNQVPVRVFWDGASYVVRDAAGPVRVSGQWWSEANWCREEWDVRLENASAERLCRIAFDPRSRCWYVQGTYD encoded by the coding sequence ATGTATGCCGTTCTCCATCCCTCGAATTTCTTTGCGCAGGCTGCCGTGCATCAGCGCCCGGAACTGCGTAAGAAACCATTTGTGGTACTCGACGGAGAGCCGCCAAGCGAGACGGTCTTCGCGGCGAACAACTCGGCACGCTCTCTAGGCGTGGAGATCGGCATGACTCGACTTCACGTCGAAGCATTCTCCGAAGTGATTGCGCTCCGTCGTGTTATCGAACATGAGCATACGGCCCATGCGTCTCTTCACCATGTCGCGTGCATGTTCTCGCCCCGTATCGAGTTGGTGGAGGAGCGGCCCGGCACGTATGCACTGGACGTTAGCGGAATGGATCTTCTGTACGGAGATGCCGGACAGCTCGCGAACAAGTTGAGGCAAAGCGTAATGACGGCAGGATTTCTTGCCAATGTTGCGGTCGCGGAAAACTTTCACGCGGCGGTGTCTCTTGCAAGTAGCAGAACTGGTGTCTCCGTTGTGCCTCCGGGCGGCGAGGCGCACGCCATCGGCCAGCTTCCTCTCACGGCGCTACACCTTACCCCGGAACATGAGGCGACCTTTGCTACTTGGGGCATCCGCACCTGTGCGGATTTGGCTGCGCTGGCAGAAACAGAGTTGATCTCACGTCTCGGCCAGGTGGGAAAGAAGCTCCATTCCCTTGCATGTGGCACATGGCCCCATCTCATGTTTCCGATGGAGGCCAGCTTTGAGGCTGGTCTGGTGGAGCGCATGGAACTGGACTTCCCGGTCGAGGAGTTGGAACGTCTGCTTTTCCTGATTTCCCGCATGACAACGACACTGCTGGAGCGGGTTCGCGGTAAAGCACGGGCCATTGCTGCCCTTCGCGTCATACTTCGTCTCGATGGCGGCGCACAGCACGAGCGCACTGTCCGTCCTGCGTTGCCGTTGCAGGATACGCCCACGCTACTCAAGCTCATACAACTTGATCTGGAAACGCATCCTCCTTGTGCGGCAATTCTTGGGCTGGAACTGCACGCACAGTCCGCCGTTCCCTATCGAGCCCAGCACGGTCTCTTTCTCCCGCAATCGCCTGAGCCGGGACAGCTCGAAGTGATGCTCGCCCGAATGCGGAAGCTGCTGGGTGAGAAACGTGTCGGTTCCCCGGAGCTGACGGACGATCATCGACCGAACGCCTTTCGTATGGTGCCGTTCGCACCTCCGCAGCCGCGCCGAAATGAGAGACCGTCGCTCTCGACACCCATCGCTCTGCGCGTCTCACGTCCGCCGCAGATGGTCGGCGTTGCACTCACAAACCAAGTACCGGTACGGGTCTTTTGGGACGGAGCCTCCTACGTCGTCCGCGATGCCGCTGGTCCGGTGCGTGTGAGTGGACAGTGGTGGTCCGAGGCCAACTGGTGCCGCGAGGAGTGGGACGTGCGATTGGAGAACGCTAGTGCCGAACGGCTCTGCCGCATCGCGTTCGACCCGCGCTCGCGCTGCTGGTATGTGCAGGGGACGTATGACTGA
- a CDS encoding DNA polymerase III subunit alpha — MTDYVELHARSAFSFLEGATMPEFLIQQAAHLEMPAMGLLDRNGLYGAARFHMEGARCGVQAHIGAEVSISDLGQCLQAAAYLPHQFPAEPVRLPLLAESRIGYQNLSRLITQFKLREITKAEGAAILADVGEYSNGLVCLTGGNEGPLAASLAQGGYDAALKTVETLVHLFGSRNVYVELQRHSDREEEHRNRAAVRIARSLNLPLLATGGVSYGTPYEREVLDIFTCIRHRKSLDTAGRLLSRNAERHLHTAAEMHRLFYDYPEAIANTRELSCRLQFQMTGLGYEFPAYPVPDGETMDSFLRKRVAEGIRRRYLPKNDSALYEKARQQAERELRLIKTLGLAGYFLIVWDVVCFCKDNGILVQGRGSAANSVVCYALEITIVDSVGLDLLFERFLSEERGEWPDIDIDLPSDTDRERAIQYVYQRYGELGAAMTANIITFRSRSASREVGKALGFDQETAAKLAGLMSAWEWKAPSDTLENSFKAAGLDMKHRRIAHYLQKCGDVLRLPRNLGQHSGGMVICQGHLDSVVPIERASMPGRTVVQWDKDDCSDMGIIKVDLLGLGMLAVLKDAAYLVPQYYGEPLDYAQLPQDDAVYATIAEADTIGLFQIESRAQMSALPRTRPKCFADLSMQVAIIRPGPVTGKFVNPYIARRLGREPVTYLHPSFKPFLERTLGVPLFQEQVMKIGMVAANLTGGEAEELRKAMGGKRSESIIAGLKTRLHEGMTANGFDAAAQEEVMRVLATVKEFMFPESHAHSFASIAYSSAYTRHHYTAAYTCALFNNQPMGFYSPATIANDAKRHGVRIVPIDVQRSDWFCTLEELSGDDRTKYTGRFAVRMGLCYVKGLRRAVAEDIMEARLTDGLFTSEYDLRRRVQSIKKGELVLLAKAGAFNWTGEKHHRRTALWYAERAGQNAEPLFENIPDEHELGAVAPLRPMTTEERLVADFDSTGVTLGPHPMAYHRREMNAAGVLPAAHLKGMPDGMYACIAGAVIARQRPGTAEGFIFLSLEDETGVSNAIIHPHLYERNRVTVTRGKFLRVEGTLQNQDGVINVRASAVHILALSDIDVRSHDFH, encoded by the coding sequence ATGACTGATTACGTGGAGTTGCACGCCCGATCCGCTTTCAGCTTCCTCGAAGGCGCAACCATGCCAGAGTTCCTGATACAGCAAGCGGCGCATCTGGAGATGCCCGCGATGGGATTGCTCGATCGCAACGGACTATATGGTGCGGCGCGGTTTCACATGGAAGGAGCCCGATGCGGAGTGCAAGCGCACATCGGCGCGGAGGTTTCGATAAGTGACCTGGGCCAGTGTCTTCAGGCTGCCGCCTATCTGCCCCATCAATTTCCGGCCGAGCCTGTGCGCTTGCCGCTCTTGGCTGAATCGCGCATCGGTTATCAAAATCTCTCTCGCCTCATCACCCAATTCAAACTGCGCGAGATAACGAAGGCCGAAGGCGCGGCTATCCTGGCCGACGTGGGGGAGTATAGCAACGGACTGGTCTGCCTGACGGGTGGCAACGAAGGTCCGCTGGCTGCGTCATTGGCCCAAGGCGGCTATGACGCTGCACTCAAGACCGTGGAGACGTTGGTACATCTGTTTGGATCTCGTAATGTTTATGTCGAGCTGCAACGCCACTCCGACCGTGAGGAAGAGCATCGCAACCGTGCGGCGGTGCGTATTGCACGTTCCCTGAACCTGCCTCTACTGGCGACGGGAGGCGTGAGCTACGGCACGCCATACGAGCGCGAAGTGCTCGACATTTTTACCTGCATCCGTCATCGTAAATCGCTCGATACGGCAGGCCGCCTTCTGAGCCGCAACGCTGAACGGCATCTGCACACGGCAGCGGAGATGCACCGGCTTTTCTATGACTATCCGGAGGCCATCGCCAATACCCGCGAGCTATCGTGCCGCCTGCAATTTCAGATGACCGGGCTCGGATACGAATTCCCGGCATATCCTGTGCCGGACGGAGAGACGATGGATTCGTTTCTTCGTAAACGGGTGGCCGAAGGAATACGCCGGCGCTACTTGCCCAAGAACGATTCCGCCCTCTACGAAAAAGCCCGACAGCAAGCGGAACGCGAACTGCGGCTCATTAAGACGCTAGGGCTGGCAGGTTACTTCCTGATCGTGTGGGATGTTGTTTGCTTCTGTAAAGACAACGGCATTCTGGTTCAAGGCCGCGGTTCTGCAGCAAATAGCGTCGTTTGCTATGCGCTCGAAATCACCATTGTCGATTCGGTCGGACTTGACCTGCTCTTTGAGCGATTCCTTTCGGAAGAGCGTGGCGAATGGCCGGACATCGACATTGACCTTCCCAGCGATACAGACCGTGAGCGCGCTATCCAATATGTCTATCAGCGATACGGAGAGTTGGGCGCCGCCATGACAGCCAATATCATCACGTTCCGCAGTCGCTCAGCCTCGCGTGAGGTTGGCAAGGCGCTTGGCTTCGATCAAGAGACAGCGGCGAAGCTCGCCGGGCTCATGAGTGCGTGGGAGTGGAAGGCACCAAGCGATACGCTGGAGAACAGCTTCAAGGCTGCCGGCCTCGACATGAAACACCGGCGGATTGCTCACTATCTCCAGAAGTGCGGAGACGTACTGAGGCTACCCCGCAATCTCGGTCAGCACTCCGGAGGCATGGTGATCTGCCAAGGCCATCTTGATTCCGTCGTGCCGATTGAGCGGGCTTCGATGCCGGGCCGGACGGTGGTGCAGTGGGACAAGGACGACTGCTCCGATATGGGTATTATCAAGGTCGATCTCCTCGGCCTCGGGATGCTGGCTGTGCTCAAGGATGCCGCGTACCTCGTGCCGCAGTATTACGGAGAGCCGCTGGATTATGCACAGCTTCCCCAGGACGATGCGGTGTACGCAACCATTGCGGAAGCCGACACGATTGGACTGTTTCAAATTGAGAGCCGCGCGCAGATGTCGGCACTGCCTCGCACCAGGCCAAAGTGTTTTGCCGACTTGTCGATGCAGGTCGCCATTATCCGCCCCGGTCCAGTAACAGGAAAGTTCGTCAATCCTTACATTGCACGCAGGCTCGGGAGAGAGCCCGTCACCTACTTACATCCATCGTTCAAACCCTTTCTGGAACGAACGCTGGGCGTGCCGCTGTTTCAGGAGCAGGTGATGAAGATTGGCATGGTGGCTGCGAACCTCACAGGCGGCGAGGCCGAGGAGTTGCGCAAGGCGATGGGCGGCAAACGCTCAGAGTCCATCATCGCTGGACTCAAGACCCGATTGCATGAGGGCATGACCGCGAACGGTTTTGACGCAGCAGCTCAGGAAGAGGTGATGCGGGTTCTCGCAACTGTAAAAGAGTTTATGTTTCCAGAATCGCACGCACACAGCTTCGCCTCCATCGCCTATTCGAGTGCTTATACCCGGCATCACTATACCGCCGCGTATACCTGTGCTCTCTTTAACAACCAACCGATGGGGTTCTACTCGCCGGCGACGATAGCGAATGACGCGAAGCGGCATGGCGTAAGAATTGTTCCCATCGATGTACAACGGTCGGATTGGTTCTGCACGCTAGAAGAGTTGAGTGGCGATGACCGCACGAAATATACCGGTCGTTTTGCTGTCCGCATGGGTCTCTGCTATGTAAAGGGTCTAAGGAGAGCTGTTGCGGAAGACATCATGGAAGCCCGTCTCACAGATGGCTTGTTCACCTCTGAGTATGATCTGCGTCGCCGTGTGCAATCCATCAAGAAGGGTGAGTTGGTCTTGCTAGCAAAAGCGGGGGCATTCAACTGGACCGGCGAGAAGCATCATCGACGAACTGCTCTCTGGTATGCCGAACGTGCCGGGCAAAACGCTGAGCCGCTCTTCGAGAACATCCCAGACGAACATGAACTGGGAGCTGTCGCTCCCCTGCGGCCGATGACGACTGAAGAACGGCTGGTTGCCGACTTTGACAGCACAGGCGTAACGCTCGGCCCGCATCCAATGGCGTATCACCGGAGGGAAATGAACGCAGCTGGCGTTCTCCCAGCTGCCCATTTGAAAGGAATGCCGGACGGCATGTACGCATGTATCGCGGGGGCGGTCATTGCGAGGCAGCGTCCGGGTACAGCCGAAGGATTCATCTTCCTTAGTCTCGAAGATGAGACGGGCGTCTCCAATGCCATCATCCATCCGCATCTCTACGAGCGGAACCGCGTAACCGTGACGCGAGGCAAGTTCCTCCGTGTCGAAGGCACGCTTCAAAATCAAGACGGCGTTATCAATGTCAGAGCTTCAGCTGTTCATATCCTGGCGCTCAGCGATATTGACGTGCGTTCGCATGATTTCCATTGA
- the mobF gene encoding MobF family relaxase: MLNISKPLSASQAQTYHAKEFTSAEQNYWKQDGTILGEWHGALAANFGLAGGVNAEDFARLAQGQHPRTGEQLVSHRVVQEYKTEEGKTVAPVEHRAGWDATFSAPKSVSLTALVGGDDRVREAHREAVNFALTELERYIQARIGGNQPAETTGKFAVAKFEHDTARPVDGYAAPQLHAHAVIFNMTEREDGNMRALQPKSLFESQQFATAVYQSSLTYRLSQLGYEIEPGRSGAPEIKGYSQDYLDASSPRSQQIRDYLEKNGFEGHEAAQIAAHSTRDKKQILSPDEVLSAHRKLAEEYGNQADKVVSEAKTRSRTNEFQTARADRTVRAHEAVSYARDRSFEREAVTDERALFRDALRRRMGEATYPEIRAAFEARFAKDEFQLVPNRRHETGRQFTTSKTIEAERDVIQQMARGQSQGSSIMPIQDAVRLTEAHPNLNSAQRSAVEQVLVSQDQIQGIQGVAGSGKTTALDVIRQGAEANGYAVEGFAPASRAAQQLRDSGISADTLQGFLARGGQEQFAGDPERKHLYMLDESSLASTKQMRDFLERIGTQDKVVLIGDTRQHLGVDAGKPFEQLQEAGMSTAQLDQIIRQKDPELLKAVEHLSKNETTLGIAVLQQHGCISEIVEPQERYEAIAKSYASRPEGAMIVSPDNASRRDINQAVRGELQAHGLVGKEEQKYSVLVPRSEMTGADRGWATQYEVGDVLRYQRGSKELSLERGSYAQVVATEPAVNLISVQKQTGDIVTYDPSRLRGIDAYRELERSFAVGDRIQMTAPCRDLDLPNRALGTIEQIAHGEISARMDNGNRVSIDPSEFRHFDHGYAVTSHSSQGLTTERVLVNMDTEAHPELINTRFAYVSVSRASHSAEIFTNDALRLGERLSHDVTKTSATEHSKQKSPEEAQSQRPASTPRADIGLELSL, translated from the coding sequence ATGCTCAACATCTCCAAACCGCTGTCCGCTTCCCAGGCGCAGACCTATCACGCCAAGGAATTCACTTCCGCTGAACAGAACTATTGGAAGCAGGACGGCACAATTTTGGGTGAGTGGCACGGCGCGCTGGCTGCGAACTTTGGTCTCGCGGGCGGCGTCAATGCAGAAGACTTTGCGCGTCTCGCCCAAGGTCAGCATCCCCGGACTGGCGAACAGCTCGTCAGTCACCGTGTCGTGCAGGAATACAAGACCGAAGAGGGTAAGACCGTTGCACCGGTAGAACATCGAGCGGGCTGGGACGCCACATTTTCGGCTCCAAAGTCTGTTTCTCTGACAGCGCTTGTAGGCGGGGACGACCGGGTAAGAGAGGCACACAGGGAAGCGGTCAACTTCGCTTTGACCGAGCTGGAGCGATACATCCAGGCCCGTATTGGTGGGAATCAACCTGCAGAAACAACGGGGAAATTCGCCGTCGCCAAGTTTGAGCATGACACCGCGCGTCCCGTGGATGGGTATGCGGCTCCCCAACTCCACGCCCATGCAGTCATCTTCAATATGACCGAACGCGAAGACGGCAACATGAGGGCGCTGCAGCCCAAGAGTTTGTTTGAAAGCCAGCAATTTGCGACAGCCGTGTATCAGTCTTCGCTGACGTATCGGCTGTCGCAGCTTGGTTACGAAATCGAGCCTGGGAGAAGCGGGGCTCCTGAGATCAAAGGATACTCGCAGGACTATTTGGATGCCAGCAGTCCGCGCAGTCAGCAGATCCGCGACTATCTGGAAAAGAACGGATTCGAGGGCCACGAAGCAGCTCAGATAGCCGCCCATTCCACCCGCGACAAAAAGCAGATTTTGTCACCCGACGAGGTGTTGTCCGCCCATCGGAAGCTCGCCGAGGAGTACGGCAATCAGGCCGACAAGGTGGTATCGGAGGCCAAAACTCGGTCTCGAACCAACGAGTTTCAGACTGCTAGGGCTGACCGCACGGTCAGGGCGCATGAAGCTGTCAGCTATGCCCGCGACCGGAGCTTCGAGCGCGAGGCCGTGACCGATGAACGCGCTCTCTTCCGTGATGCTCTGCGTCGAAGAATGGGCGAGGCCACCTATCCAGAAATACGGGCTGCATTCGAGGCTCGTTTTGCCAAAGACGAGTTTCAGCTTGTGCCGAATCGGCGACATGAGACCGGACGACAGTTCACTACAAGTAAGACAATCGAGGCCGAAAGGGATGTGATCCAGCAGATGGCCCGAGGCCAGAGCCAGGGTTCCTCAATCATGCCCATTCAGGATGCCGTCCGGTTGACCGAAGCGCATCCCAATCTGAATAGTGCCCAGCGCTCCGCCGTAGAGCAGGTGTTGGTTTCTCAAGATCAGATCCAGGGTATACAAGGGGTTGCCGGCTCAGGGAAGACGACCGCATTGGATGTAATCCGGCAGGGAGCGGAAGCGAACGGCTATGCCGTCGAGGGATTTGCCCCAGCATCTCGCGCGGCCCAACAACTCCGAGATTCTGGCATTTCGGCAGACACCCTGCAAGGCTTCCTCGCGCGGGGTGGTCAGGAGCAGTTTGCCGGTGATCCTGAGCGCAAACACCTCTACATGCTGGACGAATCATCGCTTGCATCCACCAAGCAGATGCGCGACTTTCTCGAACGCATCGGCACTCAGGACAAGGTAGTGCTTATAGGGGATACGAGACAGCATCTTGGAGTGGATGCTGGCAAGCCCTTCGAGCAATTACAGGAAGCAGGAATGAGTACCGCGCAACTGGACCAGATCATCCGCCAGAAAGACCCCGAACTCCTCAAGGCAGTCGAACACCTCTCAAAGAACGAAACCACATTGGGGATTGCGGTGCTGCAGCAGCACGGCTGTATCTCTGAGATTGTCGAGCCGCAGGAGCGGTATGAGGCTATCGCGAAAAGCTACGCATCACGGCCCGAAGGGGCAATGATTGTTTCTCCTGACAACGCATCACGAAGAGACATCAATCAGGCAGTCCGCGGCGAACTCCAGGCTCACGGTCTTGTCGGCAAGGAAGAGCAGAAGTACAGCGTCCTCGTCCCTCGTTCGGAGATGACAGGAGCAGATCGAGGATGGGCAACGCAATACGAAGTAGGAGACGTTCTCAGATACCAGCGCGGAAGTAAAGAACTGAGCTTGGAGCGCGGCAGCTATGCGCAGGTTGTCGCAACCGAACCGGCTGTCAACCTGATATCAGTACAGAAGCAGACGGGCGATATTGTTACCTACGATCCTTCGCGCCTGCGCGGAATCGACGCATACAGAGAACTGGAGCGAAGCTTTGCGGTTGGTGACCGTATCCAAATGACCGCACCATGCCGCGATCTTGACTTACCGAACCGCGCTCTCGGAACCATCGAACAAATAGCACATGGAGAGATTTCCGCACGCATGGATAACGGCAATCGCGTTTCAATCGATCCAAGCGAATTCCGCCACTTCGATCATGGGTATGCAGTGACTTCCCACAGTTCGCAAGGTCTGACTACAGAACGTGTCCTCGTTAACATGGATACTGAAGCCCACCCAGAATTGATAAACACACGATTCGCCTATGTCTCGGTATCGAGGGCTTCTCACTCAGCAGAGATTTTTACTAACGACGCCTTGCGACTCGGAGAACGGCTAAGCCACGACGTTACCAAAACTTCAGCTACGGAGCATTCAAAGCAGAAATCGCCAGAGGAGGCCCAATCGCAACGACCGGCGTCCACACCGCGAGCTGACATTGGATTGGAACTGTCGCTCTAG